The Methanobacterium sp. genomic interval GATTTTAGATCCGCATGGTACCTTTAAACTTGAAAAAATTTCGCATTCTTTCATAGTGATCAGATATTTACTTTATAAGCAGTTACTAATTATTTTAACTATTTTTATAAAAAATATAGATGATATGTGCATTTTAAAATAACAGATAATTGTGGAATTTAAGTTCCAACAATTAAATTCTCATTTAAACTGTTTAGAAGTTTAATTGCAGAATAAGCAGCTAAAACGCTTGTTTTTGGATTTATGGAGCATCTAACATTTTTGGTAATGGTCTTAAATTCCCCTGAATCTCCAATTACGTGAACTTCGTGCATATTTCTATCTACATTGGGATCTGCAATTATTTTAACATCCACATCCTTTCCACAGGCAATACTCAGTGCTGCTGCCACGTTTATGTTTGTAGGAAATTCTTTAACAGCTCTTGATGCTTTACCTTCATAAAGAATGGTTTCACCATCAGCTGATATTCCAAGAGATCTGGGAGGTTTTCTTGTGATAAGGGTTGCTTCTTTTATTTTGCCGATAGAAGCTGCCTTAATACCATCCAGACCAACAATAGCCCCAGAAGGCGCATATATTTTAGCATTATTTGATGCAGCGATATCTTCTAATTTATTTCTAAGTTCAAAATCCATTAGAGCCCCTATGCTCATTATAAGAACATCTTTACCCTTTTCAAG includes:
- a CDS encoding aspartate dehydrogenase produces the protein MKVGIIGCGAIAHIITNFAVDGKLGVELEFFFDRDIERAENLALQVDGTVVLEVEDMLDKVDLVIEAASPQAVADVVPKVLEKGKDVLIMSIGALMDFELRNKLEDIAASNNAKIYAPSGAIVGLDGIKAASIGKIKEATLITRKPPRSLGISADGETILYEGKASRAVKEFPTNINVAAALSIACGKDVDVKIIADPNVDRNMHEVHVIGDSGEFKTITKNVRCSINPKTSVLAAYSAIKLLNSLNENLIVGT